One region of Myxococcus fulvus genomic DNA includes:
- a CDS encoding ABC transporter ATP-binding protein — protein MELRLEGVSKTYPNGTRALHDVTLTIPRGMFGLLGPNGAGKSTLMRSIATLQDVDGGTMTFDGIDVRRDKDRLRDVLGFLPQDFGVYPKVTAWDMLDHLAQLKGLAQRRARHDAVKALLTKVNLWEHRDRRLGGFSGGMKQRFGIAQALLGDPKLLIVDEPTAGLDPAERFRFHNLLAEISSDVVVLLSTHIVSDVADLCQNMAVLAQGRVVASGHPLKLVDQLRGRVWKRFVTSQEELDALSKQLEVIAVRRVAGQRLVHVHAPSAPEGFEAASPDLEDVYFHALSGASKAA, from the coding sequence ATGGAGCTCCGACTCGAAGGCGTGTCCAAGACGTACCCCAATGGTACGCGTGCGTTGCACGACGTCACCCTCACCATCCCCCGAGGGATGTTCGGCCTGCTGGGGCCCAACGGCGCCGGAAAATCGACGCTCATGCGCTCCATCGCCACGCTGCAGGACGTGGACGGTGGGACGATGACCTTCGACGGCATCGACGTGAGACGTGACAAGGATCGGCTGCGCGACGTGCTCGGCTTCCTGCCGCAGGACTTCGGCGTGTACCCGAAGGTGACGGCCTGGGACATGCTGGACCACCTGGCGCAGCTCAAGGGCCTGGCCCAGCGGCGCGCGCGCCATGACGCGGTGAAGGCGCTGCTCACCAAGGTGAACCTGTGGGAGCACCGCGACCGCAGGCTCGGCGGCTTCTCCGGCGGCATGAAGCAGCGCTTCGGCATCGCCCAGGCGCTGCTCGGAGACCCCAAGCTGCTCATCGTCGACGAGCCCACCGCGGGCCTGGACCCCGCCGAGCGCTTCCGCTTCCACAACCTGCTGGCGGAGATCAGCTCGGACGTGGTGGTGCTGCTGTCCACGCACATCGTGTCGGACGTGGCGGACCTCTGTCAGAACATGGCCGTGCTCGCGCAGGGCCGCGTGGTGGCGAGCGGCCACCCGCTGAAGCTGGTGGACCAGCTGCGAGGCCGGGTGTGGAAGCGCTTCGTCACGAGCCAGGAGGAGCTCGACGCGCTGTCGAAGCAACTGGAGGTCATCGCCGTGCGGCGCGTGGCGGGCCAACGGCTGGTGCACGTGCACGCCCCGAGCGCGCCCGAGGGCTTCGAGGCCGCGAGCCCCGACCTGGAGGACGTCTACTTCCACGCGCTGTCCGGCGCGTCGAAGGCGGCGTGA
- a CDS encoding HesA/MoeB/ThiF family protein, producing MHGPEEHHHPRIPHASRIERARVLVVGAGGLGCPVSLALAQAGVGHLTLADPDRVDMTNLPRQLWHRAEDVGRNKAESAAAGLARAFPGLSTEVLPERVDADNVEGLFRSHDAVIDATDGVATKFFLSDVAVLTGVPLVYGGVLRMQGQAMRVEPGGPCLRCLYEAPPPPDSVPTCAQAGVLGSLAGLVGSVQALLVLELLAGAARRVPGETALHVLDGRTMLGRVTRVTRAEECSGCQVTAVPSFPDEASACAR from the coding sequence ATGCACGGCCCAGAAGAACACCACCATCCCCGCATTCCCCACGCGTCCCGGATTGAGCGCGCGAGGGTGCTCGTCGTGGGAGCAGGCGGGCTCGGCTGCCCTGTCTCCCTGGCGCTCGCCCAGGCCGGTGTCGGCCACCTGACGCTGGCGGACCCGGACCGCGTGGACATGACGAACCTGCCCCGACAGCTGTGGCACCGCGCCGAGGACGTGGGCCGCAACAAGGCGGAGTCCGCCGCCGCGGGGCTCGCCAGGGCGTTTCCAGGGCTGAGCACGGAGGTGCTGCCCGAGCGGGTGGACGCGGACAACGTGGAGGGCCTGTTCCGCTCGCACGACGCGGTCATCGACGCGACGGATGGCGTGGCGACGAAGTTCTTCCTCTCGGATGTGGCGGTGTTGACGGGCGTGCCGCTGGTGTATGGCGGCGTGCTGCGGATGCAGGGGCAGGCGATGCGCGTGGAGCCGGGTGGCCCGTGCCTGCGTTGTCTCTATGAGGCTCCGCCTCCGCCGGACTCCGTGCCCACGTGCGCGCAGGCGGGGGTGCTCGGATCTCTGGCGGGACTGGTGGGCTCGGTGCAGGCGCTGCTCGTGCTGGAGTTGCTGGCAGGGGCCGCGCGACGGGTGCCGGGTGAGACGGCGCTGCATGTGCTGGATGGGCGCACGATGCTGGGACGCGTGACGCGGGTGACTCGCGCGGAGGAGTGTTCGGGCTGTCAGGTCACTGCGGTTCCGAGCTTCCCGGACGAGGCCTCGGCATGCGCGCGATGA
- a CDS encoding DUF2378 family protein, whose protein sequence is MPTEVKVQSTLFESLIRCMNPDSAQRAELLAAGYDVEKPRATYPASVFAACQAVALRTTYAGLAPKAAQRELGRDLVRKYFDTLVGRVVGMALKVAGPERAMKRVALSFSSVMEPVDITVENMGPQVWRAKFRGYVFPAEAAAGTCEVALKQAGASTATVEVERYEGTEGFDLRLRW, encoded by the coding sequence ATGCCGACCGAAGTCAAAGTCCAGTCCACGTTGTTCGAGTCGCTGATTCGTTGCATGAACCCCGACTCGGCCCAGCGCGCCGAGCTCCTCGCGGCGGGCTACGACGTGGAGAAGCCGCGCGCCACCTATCCCGCGTCCGTGTTCGCCGCGTGTCAGGCCGTGGCGCTGCGCACGACGTACGCGGGGCTCGCGCCGAAGGCCGCTCAGCGTGAGCTGGGACGGGACCTGGTCCGCAAGTACTTCGACACGCTGGTGGGCCGCGTGGTGGGCATGGCGCTGAAGGTGGCGGGGCCCGAGCGGGCGATGAAGCGCGTGGCGCTCAGCTTCAGCTCGGTGATGGAGCCAGTGGACATCACGGTGGAGAACATGGGGCCGCAGGTCTGGCGCGCGAAGTTCCGCGGCTACGTCTTCCCCGCCGAGGCCGCCGCGGGCACCTGTGAGGTCGCCCTGAAACAGGCGGGCGCCTCCACGGCCACCGTGGAGGTGGAGCGCTACGAGGGCACCGAGGGCTTCGACCTGCGTCTTCGCTGGTGA
- a CDS encoding response regulator: MTGAPVDAPQPPSTPAQPPIRVFVVEDQTKILKNQLRLFEGHPEIDIVGTALSGEAALEDVPRLMPDVLLLDLGLPRMSGIDVTREIKAVYPKMEILIFTIFDEEDKVLEAVKAGASGYMLKGSPVDKIIEAIKEVRAGGTVIQPNLARRLLRHFRVDPDATPVPSEPLAAAPAAPRPEAPAPTPAESASAEEPLLKPLSDREREILQLIAKGVSNSEAARLLSLSKATIRTHLEHIYRKLEVTNRVEAVTEGIRKGLISV; the protein is encoded by the coding sequence ATGACCGGAGCCCCCGTGGACGCCCCGCAGCCTCCCTCCACTCCCGCGCAGCCGCCCATCCGCGTCTTCGTCGTCGAGGACCAGACCAAGATCCTCAAGAACCAGCTGCGCCTCTTCGAGGGCCACCCGGAGATCGACATCGTCGGCACCGCGCTGTCCGGCGAGGCCGCGCTGGAGGACGTGCCCCGGCTGATGCCGGACGTGCTGCTGCTCGACCTCGGCCTGCCGCGCATGAGCGGCATCGACGTCACGCGGGAGATCAAGGCCGTCTACCCGAAGATGGAGATCCTCATCTTCACCATCTTCGACGAGGAGGACAAAGTGCTGGAGGCCGTGAAGGCGGGCGCCTCCGGCTACATGCTCAAGGGCTCTCCGGTCGACAAGATCATCGAAGCCATCAAGGAGGTCCGCGCGGGCGGCACCGTCATCCAGCCCAACCTGGCCCGCAGGCTCCTGCGGCACTTCCGCGTGGACCCGGACGCCACGCCCGTCCCCTCCGAGCCGCTGGCCGCCGCCCCGGCCGCCCCGCGTCCGGAGGCCCCCGCGCCCACGCCCGCCGAGAGCGCCTCCGCCGAGGAGCCCCTGCTCAAGCCCCTGTCGGACCGCGAGCGCGAAATCCTCCAGCTCATCGCCAAGGGCGTCTCCAACAGCGAGGCCGCCCGGCTCCTCAGTCTCAGCAAGGCCACCATCCGCACCCACCTGGAGCACATCTACCGGAAGCTCGAGGTGACCAACCGCGTCGAGGCCGTCACCGAGGGCATCCGCAAGGGCCTCATCTCCGTCTGA
- a CDS encoding MoaD/ThiS family protein, producing MATIRIPSTMRTLTRNQADVVIPGATVREVLANLDASYPGIGSKLLDERGAVRRYVNVFLNEDDIRALSELDTPVQDSDRLTLIPAMAGG from the coding sequence ATGGCGACGATTCGGATTCCCTCGACGATGCGCACCCTGACGCGCAATCAGGCGGACGTGGTGATTCCTGGCGCCACCGTGCGCGAGGTGCTCGCGAACCTGGACGCGAGCTACCCCGGGATCGGCTCGAAGCTGCTCGACGAGCGCGGCGCCGTGCGGCGCTACGTCAACGTCTTCCTCAACGAGGACGACATACGCGCCCTGAGCGAGCTGGACACGCCGGTGCAGGACTCGGACCGGCTCACGCTCATCCCCGCGATGGCGGGCGGGTGA
- a CDS encoding glycoside hydrolase 5 family protein, whose protein sequence is MSSRRWLLCLTPLFLLCACGEGEPVMLEAAAADCGSAPPQRLGRLPATSMVLNAYFLQEEAARDVRRGLPDSPIVEEVFAKAAAMGVVALRTNGHNEAPEKVGDSTIQVAPLQYDEVALRGLDRVLARARVHGVRLVLTLGNYWDAYGGTRQYVSWAGLPNPVQGDPRFFTEPVVRALYKEHLARTLERVNTEDGIRYGDHPAVLAWELLNEPRGRGLDAQGEKLRAWVDEMAREVKSRAPGQLVGTGEEGFEPSSDGYDGAYWSRVGTTMLRTPGSSFTRNTASPYIDFASVHFYPESWGLDGAGTAEAGARWIREHAAIAHGLGKPLLVGELGLRNEGDLDLSQRRALYRGWLECMRGVGVGGGALWMFANDARPDAWDDHTFYFRDGTSPDDPVNRYADLVIEAAGSTRP, encoded by the coding sequence ATGTCTTCACGGCGCTGGCTCCTGTGTCTCACGCCCCTCTTCCTGCTGTGCGCGTGCGGCGAGGGAGAGCCCGTGATGCTCGAGGCCGCGGCGGCCGACTGTGGGAGCGCTCCACCGCAGCGACTGGGGCGGCTGCCCGCGACGAGCATGGTGCTCAACGCCTACTTCCTCCAGGAGGAGGCCGCGCGCGACGTGCGCCGGGGCCTGCCCGACTCACCCATCGTCGAGGAGGTGTTCGCCAAGGCCGCCGCGATGGGCGTGGTGGCGCTCAGGACCAACGGGCACAACGAGGCGCCGGAGAAGGTGGGGGACAGCACCATCCAGGTCGCGCCGCTCCAGTACGACGAGGTCGCCTTGCGAGGGCTGGATCGCGTGCTCGCCCGGGCCCGGGTGCATGGGGTCCGGTTGGTGCTCACGCTGGGCAACTACTGGGATGCGTATGGTGGCACGCGCCAGTACGTGAGCTGGGCGGGGCTGCCGAACCCGGTGCAGGGAGACCCGCGCTTCTTCACGGAGCCCGTCGTCCGGGCGCTCTACAAGGAGCACCTCGCGCGGACGTTGGAGCGGGTGAACACGGAGGACGGCATCCGCTATGGCGACCATCCGGCGGTGCTGGCGTGGGAGCTGCTCAACGAGCCTCGGGGGCGGGGGCTGGATGCGCAGGGTGAGAAGCTGCGCGCGTGGGTCGACGAGATGGCGCGCGAGGTGAAGTCGCGAGCACCGGGGCAGCTGGTGGGCACGGGCGAGGAGGGCTTCGAGCCCTCGTCGGACGGGTACGACGGCGCCTACTGGTCCCGCGTGGGGACGACGATGCTGCGCACGCCGGGCTCCAGCTTCACGCGCAACACGGCGTCGCCGTACATCGACTTCGCGTCGGTGCACTTCTATCCGGAGTCGTGGGGCCTGGATGGCGCGGGCACGGCGGAGGCAGGGGCTCGGTGGATTCGCGAGCACGCGGCCATCGCGCACGGGCTGGGCAAGCCGCTGCTGGTGGGCGAGCTGGGCCTGCGCAACGAGGGAGACTTGGATTTGTCCCAGCGTCGCGCGCTGTATCGCGGCTGGCTGGAGTGCATGCGCGGCGTGGGCGTGGGCGGCGGCGCGCTGTGGATGTTCGCCAACGACGCCCGGCCCGACGCGTGGGATGACCACACCTTCTACTTCCGCGATGGCACCTCGCCCGACGACCCGGTGAACCGGTACGCGGACCTGGTCATCGAGGCCGCGGGTTCGACGAGGCCCTGA
- a CDS encoding sulfurtransferase TusA family protein: MGDTMATLDITREVCPMTYVRTKLRLESLEPGALLEVLLRGAEPLKNVPRSAREEGHEVVSLDARDDGTHRLVLRKQGR; the protein is encoded by the coding sequence ATGGGTGACACGATGGCGACGCTGGACATCACACGAGAGGTCTGCCCGATGACCTACGTGCGGACGAAGCTTCGGCTGGAGTCCCTCGAGCCCGGCGCGCTGCTGGAGGTCCTCCTCCGAGGCGCCGAGCCCCTGAAGAACGTCCCCCGCAGCGCGCGTGAAGAGGGGCACGAGGTGGTGTCACTCGACGCTCGAGACGACGGAACGCATCGGCTGGTGCTGCGCAAGCAGGGAAGGTGA
- a CDS encoding ankyrin repeat domain-containing protein — MADADESPGTRAMTEQQYEFLKLIGKVQSHNFIEDHIRPWRPAEYQERLVEEQAENEATLEQIRQVLASGLSLDFADQNHHTPLLKAVTQNNVALIQLLMAHGADIRVAHGNEMPLHRAAEFGADRVVRFIIEQGVDPRTPSPFGSSALLIARSSRYSRGVPAMLVQLLLPTKDQRPPPPKKLKGLSEEKVMTYLSSEPPAGVSAASWEMLRGIMDAVFVEAHAVSLAELYEGIESRSSMNPDLVFAAIGLIQAVIVEAPKNKSVKKLSKDSHAHHGDLEINGPLTVKSLLVTGNLTVKGKAANPVGASLFVGGSFRCETFHTEGPVIVGGDLDASLVEAKGNDYALEVRGTLRTPKLVVKQHVVKAGHFEVQERVDS; from the coding sequence ATGGCTGACGCAGACGAGTCACCGGGTACGCGCGCCATGACGGAACAACAGTACGAGTTTCTGAAGCTCATCGGGAAGGTCCAGAGCCACAACTTCATCGAGGACCACATCCGGCCCTGGCGACCGGCCGAGTACCAGGAGCGCCTGGTGGAAGAGCAGGCGGAGAACGAGGCCACGCTCGAGCAGATCCGCCAGGTGCTCGCCTCGGGGCTGAGCCTGGACTTCGCGGACCAGAACCACCACACGCCGCTCCTGAAGGCCGTCACGCAGAACAACGTGGCGCTCATCCAGTTGCTCATGGCCCACGGCGCCGACATCCGCGTGGCCCACGGCAACGAGATGCCGCTGCACCGCGCGGCGGAGTTCGGCGCGGACCGGGTCGTGCGCTTCATCATCGAGCAGGGCGTGGACCCGCGGACCCCGTCACCCTTCGGCAGCAGCGCGCTGCTCATCGCCCGGAGCTCGCGTTACAGCCGCGGTGTCCCGGCCATGCTGGTGCAACTGCTGCTGCCCACCAAGGACCAGCGTCCGCCGCCTCCCAAGAAGCTCAAGGGGCTCTCCGAGGAGAAGGTGATGACGTACCTCTCCAGCGAGCCGCCCGCGGGTGTCAGCGCGGCGTCCTGGGAGATGCTCCGCGGCATCATGGACGCCGTCTTCGTGGAGGCTCACGCCGTCTCGTTGGCCGAGCTCTACGAGGGCATCGAGTCTCGTTCCTCCATGAACCCCGACCTGGTCTTCGCCGCCATCGGCCTCATCCAGGCCGTCATCGTCGAGGCGCCCAAGAACAAGTCGGTGAAGAAGCTCTCCAAGGACTCTCATGCCCATCACGGGGACCTGGAGATCAACGGCCCGCTCACCGTGAAGTCGCTCCTGGTGACGGGCAACCTGACGGTGAAGGGCAAGGCCGCCAACCCCGTCGGAGCCTCGCTGTTCGTCGGGGGCTCCTTCCGGTGCGAGACCTTCCACACCGAGGGGCCCGTCATCGTCGGCGGCGACCTGGACGCCTCCCTCGTCGAGGCGAAGGGCAACGACTACGCGCTCGAGGTCCGGGGCACCCTGCGCACCCCGAAGCTCGTGGTGAAACAGCATGTCGTCAAGGCGGGGCATTTCGAGGTCCAGGAGCGCGTTGACTCCTAG
- a CDS encoding ABC transporter permease/M1 family aminopeptidase gives MFSALVTFELRRRVKMISTWVYAAVLAGAGLLLMLATGGVFKNISAGSGSERVLANSPYTLFNFITVLGLFALLMVAAVFGQAAYQDFGHGTWMLIFTKNVKKVPYLLGRFLGAFVFSAVLMLSIIPGLLVGAGVVWLIDKTQLAPHQSFAYLWPYLVGVWPTLFFAGTVFFSLAALTRRMAPVYVGVVVLVLGYLALSSAMSDVANRPLGSILDPFGFITVDNVTRYWTPAERNRDLIPFSGVLLVNRLLWSAVGALLLGLTVLRFRPEVEEHRGGRAAKAEEAAQAPVGIPTTRAAPTFGSWARTAAASAWLAFRDVLRSPVYWSFVVAGLIFVTLGALVSKQLYGTSTWPVTWQALEVATGTFKPFVLITLTFYAGELVWKERDAGLGDIVDATRAPTWVGYASKLGALLLVVLSLKVVVALAVLITQVSRGFFQIEWGLYFTDIILVDFTHEVLLCVLAFFAQVLIHQKYLAYLVMVIHFAAQAALGLFGVEDRLVRYGSDTGVLYSDMNGYGHFVSNLVWFRLYWYALAVLLVAVGYLLIVRGRTTRWKERLREARARQSWAWTAGASVALLAFLGLGSFITYQTRVVNPYVTEKDMERARARYEKEYKSFLALPHPRVTDVDVTFHIHPEEQRLEALGTYRLRNKTQEPIAKVLLDMPTDVRVRKLSLAGAERTEPTDRELGLFVLELPTPLAPGAEAELVFDLEFHAKRLKHGPARTDIVSNGTFFNSGNLPTLGYQEDSELSEDKDRKEYGLAPKERLPDRDDPKALANNYITPDADFVSFQATVSTSPDQIAIAPGYLEKEWTVGDRRFFRYKMDQPILKFYSVLSARYEVMRDTWKGVALEIYHHPTHTYVLDRMMRGMKDALEYCSENFGPYQHRQARILEFPRYGSFAQSFPNTIPYSEAVGFIARVRDGSPDDVDYPYYITAHEIAHQWWAHQVVGGRAQGATMTSETMAQYAALMVMKHRFGATKMKRFLKFELDSYLMGRAMERKKEVPLSRVENQPYIHYQKGSLAMYALQDFIGEERVNRALKRYVDKVRFQGPPYTGSAELIGFLREETPPEYQYLLEDLFETITLYDNRAVSATMRQNAQGGWDVTLKVIAKKYRSDDKGEQTELKFSDWMDVGALDEDGNAVFLEKRQVSQGESELSFTVPVKPVEVGIDPLNKLIDRTSQDNVTEPKEGAAVALGTPQP, from the coding sequence ATGTTCAGCGCACTCGTGACCTTCGAGCTGCGTCGCCGGGTCAAGATGATCTCGACCTGGGTGTACGCGGCGGTGCTCGCTGGCGCCGGCCTGCTGTTGATGCTGGCGACCGGCGGCGTCTTCAAGAACATCAGCGCCGGCTCAGGCTCCGAGCGCGTGCTGGCCAACAGCCCGTACACGCTCTTCAACTTCATCACCGTGCTGGGCCTGTTCGCCCTGCTCATGGTGGCGGCCGTCTTCGGTCAGGCCGCGTACCAGGACTTCGGTCACGGCACGTGGATGCTCATCTTCACGAAGAACGTGAAGAAGGTGCCGTACCTGCTGGGCCGCTTCCTCGGCGCGTTCGTCTTCAGCGCGGTGCTGATGTTGTCCATCATCCCGGGCCTGCTCGTGGGCGCCGGCGTCGTGTGGCTCATCGACAAGACGCAGCTCGCGCCACACCAGTCGTTCGCCTACCTGTGGCCGTACCTGGTGGGCGTGTGGCCCACGCTGTTCTTCGCGGGCACGGTGTTCTTCTCGCTGGCCGCGCTCACGCGCCGCATGGCCCCCGTGTACGTGGGCGTCGTCGTGCTGGTGCTGGGCTACCTGGCGCTCAGCTCCGCCATGTCGGACGTGGCCAACCGGCCGCTGGGCTCCATCCTGGACCCGTTCGGGTTCATCACCGTCGACAACGTGACGCGCTACTGGACCCCCGCCGAGCGCAACCGCGACCTGATTCCGTTCAGCGGAGTGCTGCTCGTCAACCGGCTGTTGTGGTCCGCCGTGGGCGCGCTGCTGTTGGGCCTCACCGTGCTGCGCTTCCGTCCCGAGGTGGAGGAGCACCGGGGTGGCCGCGCGGCGAAGGCGGAGGAGGCAGCTCAGGCGCCCGTGGGCATCCCCACCACGCGCGCCGCGCCGACGTTCGGGAGCTGGGCGCGCACGGCCGCGGCGTCCGCGTGGCTGGCCTTCCGGGACGTGCTGCGCTCCCCGGTGTACTGGTCCTTCGTGGTGGCGGGGCTCATCTTCGTCACGCTGGGCGCGCTGGTGTCCAAGCAGCTCTACGGCACCTCCACCTGGCCGGTGACGTGGCAGGCGCTGGAGGTGGCGACGGGCACCTTCAAGCCCTTCGTGCTCATCACCCTCACCTTCTACGCCGGCGAGCTGGTGTGGAAGGAGCGCGACGCGGGCCTGGGCGACATCGTGGACGCGACGCGGGCCCCGACGTGGGTGGGCTATGCGTCCAAGCTGGGCGCGCTCTTGCTGGTGGTGCTCTCGCTCAAGGTGGTGGTCGCGCTCGCGGTGCTCATCACCCAGGTGAGCCGGGGCTTCTTCCAGATTGAGTGGGGCCTGTACTTCACGGACATCATCCTGGTGGACTTCACGCACGAGGTGCTCCTGTGCGTGCTGGCCTTCTTCGCGCAGGTGCTCATCCACCAGAAGTACCTGGCGTACCTGGTCATGGTCATCCACTTCGCCGCGCAGGCCGCGCTGGGCCTGTTCGGCGTGGAGGACCGGCTGGTGCGCTACGGCTCGGACACGGGCGTGCTGTACTCGGACATGAACGGCTACGGCCACTTCGTGTCCAACCTCGTGTGGTTCCGCCTGTACTGGTACGCGCTCGCGGTGCTGCTCGTCGCGGTGGGCTACCTGCTCATCGTCCGGGGTCGCACCACGCGGTGGAAGGAGCGGCTGCGCGAGGCTCGGGCCCGACAAAGCTGGGCGTGGACGGCCGGCGCCAGCGTGGCGCTGCTGGCGTTCCTGGGGCTGGGCAGTTTCATCACGTACCAGACCCGCGTCGTCAACCCGTACGTCACCGAGAAGGACATGGAGCGCGCGCGGGCCCGCTACGAGAAGGAGTACAAGTCCTTCCTCGCCCTGCCCCACCCGCGCGTGACGGACGTGGACGTGACGTTCCACATCCATCCGGAGGAGCAGCGGCTGGAGGCGCTCGGCACCTACCGGCTGCGCAACAAGACGCAGGAGCCCATCGCCAAGGTGCTGCTCGACATGCCCACCGACGTGCGCGTGCGCAAGCTGAGCCTCGCGGGCGCCGAGCGCACGGAGCCCACGGACCGGGAGCTGGGCCTGTTCGTCCTGGAGCTGCCCACGCCCCTGGCCCCGGGCGCGGAGGCGGAGCTGGTCTTCGACCTGGAGTTCCACGCGAAGCGCCTGAAGCACGGGCCGGCGCGCACGGACATCGTGAGCAACGGCACCTTCTTCAACAGCGGCAACCTGCCGACGCTCGGCTACCAGGAGGACTCGGAGCTGTCCGAGGACAAGGACCGCAAGGAGTACGGGCTCGCGCCCAAGGAGCGGCTGCCGGACCGGGATGACCCGAAGGCGCTGGCGAACAACTACATCACGCCCGACGCGGACTTCGTCTCCTTCCAGGCCACGGTGAGCACGTCACCGGACCAGATCGCCATCGCCCCGGGCTACCTGGAGAAGGAGTGGACCGTGGGGGACCGGCGCTTCTTCCGCTACAAGATGGACCAGCCCATCCTGAAGTTCTACTCGGTGCTGTCCGCGCGCTACGAGGTGATGCGCGACACGTGGAAGGGCGTGGCGCTGGAGATCTACCACCACCCCACGCACACGTACGTGTTGGACCGGATGATGCGCGGCATGAAGGACGCGCTGGAGTACTGCTCGGAGAACTTCGGGCCATACCAGCACCGCCAGGCGCGCATCCTGGAGTTCCCCCGCTACGGGAGCTTCGCGCAGTCGTTCCCCAACACGATTCCGTACTCGGAGGCGGTGGGCTTCATCGCCCGCGTGCGCGACGGCAGCCCGGACGACGTCGACTACCCCTACTACATCACCGCGCACGAGATCGCCCATCAGTGGTGGGCGCATCAGGTGGTGGGCGGGCGCGCGCAGGGCGCCACGATGACGTCGGAGACGATGGCGCAATACGCCGCGCTGATGGTGATGAAGCACCGCTTCGGCGCGACGAAGATGAAGCGCTTCCTCAAGTTCGAGCTGGACAGCTACCTGATGGGCCGCGCGATGGAGCGCAAGAAGGAGGTGCCCCTGTCGCGGGTGGAGAACCAGCCGTACATCCACTACCAGAAGGGCAGCCTCGCCATGTACGCGCTGCAGGACTTCATCGGCGAGGAGCGCGTCAACCGCGCCCTGAAGCGCTACGTGGACAAGGTCCGCTTCCAGGGGCCTCCGTACACGGGCTCCGCGGAGCTCATCGGCTTTTTGCGCGAGGAGACGCCGCCGGAGTACCAGTACCTGCTGGAGGACCTCTTCGAGACCATCACCCTCTACGACAACCGGGCGGTGTCCGCGACGATGCGGCAGAACGCCCAGGGCGGCTGGGATGTCACGCTCAAGGTCATCGCGAAGAAGTACCGCAGCGACGACAAGGGCGAGCAGACGGAGCTGAAGTTCTCCGACTGGATGGACGTGGGCGCGCTCGACGAGGACGGCAACGCGGTGTTCCTGGAGAAGCGTCAGGTGAGCCAGGGTGAATCCGAGCTGAGTTTCACGGTGCCGGTGAAGCCCGTCGAGGTCGGCATCGATCCGCTCAACAAGCTCATCGACCGCACGTCGCAGGACAACGTGACGGAGCCCAAGGAGGGCGCGGCCGTGGCGCTGGGCACGCCCCAGCCCTGA
- a CDS encoding sensor histidine kinase: MDSNLALGEETPANDLRARVREVLSRRKLTDSVSTEQATASWEQDRFVARARALFYARMMFLTLGLLILAVPTWSGYFGLTGALSFLGYFTMLLYSVANLLVIDHPKAGRWVTYTTLCLDLVILVVLIAKPQVGGGLQSPLLATQLLFTTLFSILYPKPLAILPPLLALPITTRLDLLLNRNVTAVELLTLLWYLALNFIIVYVLVYLNEREAAAHREVVALQGDLKELAVVEERNRLAREIHDGLGASLSSMIIQAEYILNLAREDGLREEIRELKATAEESIDELRRNLRMMREDFELSQGLEDYAKTFQERTGLPIRFERTGAQRKLSPDVQLALFRILQECLSNAVKHAEPKLVQVKLDYGEDRVHLIVQDDGKGFDPKHTPRGHYGLLNMRERAMKLGGQLIVDSSPGSGAQVAFSLPCPPT; the protein is encoded by the coding sequence ATGGATTCGAATCTCGCCCTGGGCGAGGAGACCCCGGCCAATGACCTCCGTGCGCGCGTGCGCGAGGTCCTCTCGCGCCGCAAGCTGACGGACAGCGTCTCCACGGAGCAGGCCACCGCGTCCTGGGAGCAGGACCGGTTCGTCGCCCGGGCCCGCGCCCTCTTCTACGCCCGCATGATGTTCCTCACGCTGGGACTGCTCATCCTGGCGGTGCCCACGTGGAGCGGCTACTTCGGCCTCACCGGAGCGCTCTCCTTCCTGGGCTACTTCACGATGCTGCTCTACAGCGTCGCGAACCTGCTGGTCATCGACCACCCCAAGGCCGGCCGCTGGGTGACGTACACCACGCTGTGCCTGGACCTGGTCATCCTGGTGGTGCTCATCGCCAAGCCCCAGGTGGGCGGCGGTCTGCAGAGCCCGCTGCTCGCCACCCAGCTGCTCTTCACCACGCTGTTCTCCATCCTCTACCCCAAGCCGCTCGCCATCCTCCCGCCGCTGCTCGCGCTGCCGATCACGACGCGGTTGGACCTGCTGCTCAACCGCAACGTGACGGCGGTGGAGCTGCTCACGCTGCTCTGGTACCTGGCCCTCAACTTCATCATCGTCTACGTGCTCGTGTACCTGAACGAGCGCGAGGCCGCGGCCCACCGCGAAGTCGTGGCGCTCCAGGGTGACCTCAAGGAGCTGGCCGTCGTCGAGGAGCGCAACCGCCTGGCCCGGGAGATCCACGACGGCCTGGGCGCGTCGCTCTCCTCGATGATCATCCAGGCCGAATACATCCTGAACCTCGCGCGCGAGGACGGGCTGCGCGAGGAGATCCGCGAGCTGAAGGCCACCGCGGAGGAGTCCATCGACGAGCTGCGGCGCAACCTGCGGATGATGCGCGAGGACTTCGAGCTGTCGCAGGGCCTGGAGGACTACGCCAAGACGTTCCAGGAGCGCACGGGCCTGCCCATCCGCTTCGAGCGCACGGGCGCGCAGCGCAAGCTGTCCCCCGACGTGCAGCTGGCCCTCTTCCGAATCCTTCAGGAGTGCCTCTCCAACGCGGTGAAGCACGCGGAGCCGAAGCTCGTGCAGGTGAAGCTCGACTACGGCGAGGACCGCGTGCACCTCATCGTCCAGGACGACGGCAAGGGCTTCGACCCGAAGCACACGCCGCGAGGCCACTACGGCCTGCTCAACATGCGCGAGCGCGCCATGAAGCTCGGTGGTCAGCTCATCGTCGATTCGTCACCCGGCTCGGGCGCCCAGGTGGCCTTCTCCCTTCCCTGCCCCCCGACATGA